The SAR202 cluster bacterium DNA segment TGCGCTGGTGGCGGCCCCTGCCTTCCTCCTCAATGGCCTTTCGATGGGCTTTGTACTCATCATCGTTGAATATCTTGTGAAGCTCGCTGCGAATGTTCTTGAGGAGGTTTTCTACCTGGCTGCGGAATTTCTTTCCCATGCCCTGGGGCAGTCTCAGCACCTTGGGCTGATCGGGGTCTGTGAAGTTATAGACATAACACCAGTCGAAGACCTGGAACTTGATATTTTTGGAGAGGTGTTCTTCGACGAGGTCGTCGATGTGGGTCTTGATGGCGGAGGCCTTGCCGGTGCCGTTGAGGCCGGTGACGAGGAGGTTGTAGCCAGGCTTTTCGACCTCCAGGGCGAAATGGATGGCGTCGATGGCGCGTTTCTGGCCGATGAAGCCGTCCAGGGGCTGGAGATCGTCGGTGCAAGTGAAGGGGAAGGCGGCGGGGTCGATGGACCAGCGGACTTGCTCTACTGGAAGTTTGAACCGCTCCAGGGCGCTTGCCTTAGTTTTGGCGACGCTGTTGGACCTGCGCCCGGGCTTGGTGGTCTTAGGAGGCATGAGAGGATTATAGCATCATGAACATGGTTGAGAAGCGTGGGAGTATAATGAAAGAGCGACGCTGATGAGTGGGGTTAGCTTACCTTGACACTCAAGGAAAGCGAAACCTACAATTAGCGTACGATGAAGGAGGCAGATATCACATGCATGAGATGACCATCGACAGCATCCGGGTCAGCCTCATGAACTACCAGCGGGTGGTCATCTTGAAGCAGAAGGAAGCCGACCGGTATCTGCCTATCTGGATCGGCCCCGCCGAAGCGGATGCCATCGCGGTGAAGCTGCAGGACATCTCGGTCCCGCGTCCTCTGACTCACGATCTGCTCCAAGCCATCATCGACAACCTGGGCGCCACCGTCACTCACATCCTGGTCAGCGATTTGAAGAACGACACCTTCTTCGCCAAGATTGGGCTGAAGGTGGACGGGAAGGCGGTGGAGATAGACTCGCGGCCCAGCGACGCCATTGCCCTGGCGGTGCGGGCGAGGGTGCCGATATTTGCTGAGGACACGGTGCTGGACCAGGCGGGGATTCAGTTGGACGCTGAGACGGGCAAACCCATTGTGCCGGATGAGGCGGCGGGGGACAAGCCAACGAAGGTCAAGGAGGAGGAGATACAGAAGCTCTCAGCCTTCACGGACTTCATCAACAGCCTGGACCTGGAGGACTTCGGCAAGCCTCAGAAGGGCTAGACATAATCTTAACGCTGGCGGCAGAGTCCCCGACCGTGTAACATGACGGTCGGGGACTCTTATTTTGGGCGTGACGATTTCCGTATTGACTTGGGGGGTCGATAGTGATAATCTTCACACAGTCTCTCAGGTAGCCATGTCTGGGTGGGCCGTTGCCCTCAGACTGGCTGGGCTGGGATGGTACGTAGCCTTCTGCATAGTCCTTGGAGTCGGCGGTGGAGTCTGGCTGGACAAGAAGGCGGGCACCACTCCGCTTTTTATCCTGCTAGGAACGGTGCTGGGTGTGGTGGTGGCCTTCTACGGCATATATAAACTGGTGGCGTCATTGATGGCAGATTCGGACCGCAGCGGTAACAATGCGGGCAAGGGTGCGGGCTAATGGCTGAGCCCAACAAGAAGTCCACCTCCAAAAAGTGGATAGTCAGGACAATATTAATAGGTCTTGCCGTCATGGCGTTGTACGGAGTCATTGTTGGGGCCATCGGCGCGACGCTGAGGGACTCGGACCCGATTTTGGAGACGCCGGAAGTGCACCTGCCGGCGGGGGCCGTGTTCCCGGAGGAGAAGCGGGAGGAGTCGGCGCGGGGCGAGAACCTGGGGATCATGGGCTTCGCCATCACCAACACCATGCTCTCATCGTTCATTACCACTATTATCCTGGCTTCGATACTGATTATCGGCGCGTCGAAGAAGAGTTTGGTGCCGGGCCGCTTTCAGGCGCTGGTGGAGACGATTATCGAGGCACTGCTGAACTTTGTCGAAGGCGTGGCGGGTAAGCGGTTTGGGCGGGCGTTTTTTCCAGTCATCGCCACGGTATTTCTATTCGTGATGTTGAACGCGTGGATGGGCCTGCTTCCCTTCTACCCCGCGCTGGGTTTTCATCCCGAGCATCACGATGTGGAAGAATCGGGTGTGGTGGAGAGCTATGACGGCGCAAGGCTGGTGCTGGAGGGCGGCCACACATTCCTAATCGACAAAGAACACACTGTATTTGAGGACCATGCAGAGCCGCACGTAGGCGAGGAGATTGAGGTGGCGGGCGAGAAAACGGACCAGAAGGATGTGTACGAGGCGTCCATTGTTTCGCACCACCTGCCTGGGAAGATAGACCTGCTGCGGCCGGCGGGCACGGATTTGAACATGCCGCTGGCCCTGGCTATTGTCTCCTTTCTGTTCGTGGAGTTCTGGGGGCTGAGGTCTCTGGGCTTCGGATATCTGGGGAAGTTCTTCAGGTTCGGTTGGATTCTCAAAGGCCCCAAGCACTACCTCAGCGGCGGCATCGACGCCTTTGTGGGCATACTGGAGGGCATCAGCGAGGTGGTGCGGCTGCTGAGCTTCACCTTCAGGCTGTTCGGCAACATGCTGGCGGGGGAGATATTGATACTGGTGGCCACTTTCTTGTTCCCCTTTGTTGTACCGAGCCTTTTCTTCTACGAGCTGGAGCTTCTGGTGGGCGTGATACAGGCCATGATATTTGCTGGACTGACGGTGACCTTCGCGACGCTGGCCGTGGCCCATCATGGAGACGAGCATTAGAGGTACAGAAATCAGTCTAGGGAGGTGAATCTTGGAGGTCCTGGTTTTCATATTCACGGTAGTGTTGGTGGCCCTGGTAGGCGCTCTGGTAGGCGGCGTTTACGCCATCTATGCCAGCAAGCAGAATCAATAGATATCCAAATCCCCGAGAAAATAATAGGAGAGAGGTAAGGAAACATGTTGGAAGAAAATGCTGCAAAGCTACTGGCGGCGGGCCTGGCCATAGGCCTGGGCCTTCTGGGGCCGGGCATAGGCATAGGCATTCTCGGCTCCGCGGCCATGAACGCCATTGGGCGGAACCCTGAGGCCCGCGGCGCTATTCTGCAGAACATGATTCTGGCCATCGCCTTCGCCGAAGCCCTGGGCATCTACGCCCTCATTGTGGCGGTCATGTTAGCCCTGGTGGTATAGGCAACACGTAGGAAAATGGGAGGCTTTTTGTGGCAGAGCTAGGTTTAAATCTACCCAGCCTACTAATCTTCACCCTCAACTTTGGGCTGCTGCTGATAATCCTTTACCTCTTTGCGTATAAGCCGGTCCTGAAGCTGCTGGACCAGCGGGCCGAGCGCATACGCGAGAGCCTGGAGGCGGCGGACAAGGCCCGACAAGAAGCCGCCGCGTCCCAGGCCAAAACCCAGGAGCAGCTGGCCGAGGCCCGTCGAGAGGGGCAGCGGCTGCTGGACCAGGCCCGAACACAGGCGGAGAAGTACCGCGAGGACGAGATGGTGAAGGCTCGCAAGGAGTCGGAGGCGTTTGTCGAGCGGGCGCGCCAGGACATCCAGCGGGAGCGGGACGACGCCATTGAAGAGGTGAAGGCCAACTTCGCGCGGCTGACTATTCAGGCGGCGGAGCGGGTCATAGGCAAGTCGCTAGACGATAGGGCCCATCGGGACCTAATTGTGAAGGTCCTGGAAGAGGGCCAGCAGATGAGGAAGGGCTAGGCTTTAATGGCGGAAAAAGGCGGGGCCAAACGCTACGCCCAGGCGGTCTTCGAGCTAGCTCTGGAAGGGGACAACGCCAACGCGTCTTTGGACGGCTGGGTTAGAGACTTACGGGCCGTCGGCCAGGCCGTCAGCGACCCGAGCTTTAAGACCTTTCTGGAACACGCCAAGATTCCTCTGTCTAGAAAGACCAAGGCCCTGCGAGAAGTCCTGCCTAACATCAACCCCAAGGCGAGGAACCTGGTGGCCGTGGTGGTGTCGAAGGGGCTGGTGGAGCGGCTGCCGCGCATCGAGCAGGAGTTTGTCCAACTTGTGGACAAGCATCGCGGCATCGAGCGGGTGAGCGTGACCTCCGCCGTGCCTTTAAATGATCAAGAAAAGCAGCGCATTGGAAAATTTGTTGAGGAGCTTACCGGCAAAAGGGTTGTGCTGGACACTCGGGTGGACGCCTCCATCCTCGGCGGCCTGCTTATTAAGGTGGGCGACAGGGTGATGGACGGCAGCGTCAAGTCCAAGCTGGAGGGCCTGCGAAGCGAGTTGGAGCGGGCGCCGGTAGGTTCGCGAGCATAGGTTTGCAGCCAGGAGGCTAATTCATGACGACGCGCGGTTCAGACATAGTAACGGTCATAAAGCGGCAAATCGAAGAGTTTGCCGGCGAGCTCCGGATGGTGGACGTGGGGACAGTGGTGGAGGTGGGCGACGGCATCGCCCGCATCCAGGGCCTCCAGGGCGCGCGGTACAGCGAGCTTTTGCAGTTCCCCAAGGATATCTTAGGCCTGGCGCTAAACCTGGAAGAGGACACGGTGGGCGCCGCCAT contains these protein-coding regions:
- a CDS encoding bifunctional nuclease family protein, whose product is MHEMTIDSIRVSLMNYQRVVILKQKEADRYLPIWIGPAEADAIAVKLQDISVPRPLTHDLLQAIIDNLGATVTHILVSDLKNDTFFAKIGLKVDGKAVEIDSRPSDAIALAVRARVPIFAEDTVLDQAGIQLDAETGKPIVPDEAAGDKPTKVKEEEIQKLSAFTDFINSLDLEDFGKPQKG
- the atpF gene encoding F0F1 ATP synthase subunit B, which encodes MAELGLNLPSLLIFTLNFGLLLIILYLFAYKPVLKLLDQRAERIRESLEAADKARQEAAASQAKTQEQLAEARREGQRLLDQARTQAEKYREDEMVKARKESEAFVERARQDIQRERDDAIEEVKANFARLTIQAAERVIGKSLDDRAHRDLIVKVLEEGQQMRKG
- the atpH gene encoding ATP synthase F1 subunit delta, whose product is MAEKGGAKRYAQAVFELALEGDNANASLDGWVRDLRAVGQAVSDPSFKTFLEHAKIPLSRKTKALREVLPNINPKARNLVAVVVSKGLVERLPRIEQEFVQLVDKHRGIERVSVTSAVPLNDQEKQRIGKFVEELTGKRVVLDTRVDASILGGLLIKVGDRVMDGSVKSKLEGLRSELERAPVGSRA
- a CDS encoding ATP synthase F0 subunit C, yielding MEENAAKLLAAGLAIGLGLLGPGIGIGILGSAAMNAIGRNPEARGAILQNMILAIAFAEALGIYALIVAVMLALVV
- a CDS encoding AtpZ/AtpI family protein; amino-acid sequence: MSGWAVALRLAGLGWYVAFCIVLGVGGGVWLDKKAGTTPLFILLGTVLGVVVAFYGIYKLVASLMADSDRSGNNAGKGAG
- a CDS encoding F0F1 ATP synthase subunit A is translated as MAEPNKKSTSKKWIVRTILIGLAVMALYGVIVGAIGATLRDSDPILETPEVHLPAGAVFPEEKREESARGENLGIMGFAITNTMLSSFITTIILASILIIGASKKSLVPGRFQALVETIIEALLNFVEGVAGKRFGRAFFPVIATVFLFVMLNAWMGLLPFYPALGFHPEHHDVEESGVVESYDGARLVLEGGHTFLIDKEHTVFEDHAEPHVGEEIEVAGEKTDQKDVYEASIVSHHLPGKIDLLRPAGTDLNMPLALAIVSFLFVEFWGLRSLGFGYLGKFFRFGWILKGPKHYLSGGIDAFVGILEGISEVVRLLSFTFRLFGNMLAGEILILVATFLFPFVVPSLFFYELELLVGVIQAMIFAGLTVTFATLAVAHHGDEH